In Cupriavidus basilensis, one genomic interval encodes:
- the aat gene encoding leucyl/phenylalanyl-tRNA--protein transferase, with product MITWLDPHDPFPPVERALGPGSDAPGLLAASRELSAQRLLLAYRQGIFPWYAEGQPVLWWSTDPRMVLPPQALRVSSTFRKTLKRVLRDPDWEVRVDVDFIAVMQACAETPRDGQHGTWITEDIIAAYGALHRNGLAHCVETWYQGERAGGLYGVALGRMFYGESMFARRTDASKIALAALCAFLGNHGVAMIDCQQETDHLASLGASPIPRAEFAAHIRIATRQPDIVPWGFDKTVLQRWTQVQP from the coding sequence ATGATCACCTGGCTGGATCCGCATGATCCGTTCCCGCCGGTCGAGCGTGCGCTCGGCCCGGGCTCCGACGCGCCCGGCCTGCTTGCGGCCAGCCGCGAGCTGTCGGCCCAGCGCCTGCTGCTGGCTTACCGGCAAGGCATCTTTCCCTGGTATGCCGAAGGCCAGCCGGTGCTGTGGTGGAGCACCGATCCCCGCATGGTGCTGCCGCCGCAGGCGCTGCGCGTTTCCAGCACCTTTCGCAAGACCCTCAAGCGCGTGCTGCGCGACCCCGACTGGGAAGTCCGCGTCGACGTTGACTTTATCGCCGTGATGCAGGCCTGCGCCGAAACCCCGCGCGATGGCCAGCATGGCACCTGGATCACCGAGGACATCATCGCCGCCTATGGCGCACTCCACCGCAATGGCCTGGCCCATTGCGTGGAGACCTGGTACCAGGGCGAGCGCGCGGGCGGCCTGTACGGCGTGGCGCTCGGGCGGATGTTCTATGGCGAATCGATGTTCGCGCGGCGCACCGATGCCTCCAAGATCGCCCTGGCCGCGCTGTGCGCGTTCCTCGGCAACCACGGCGTGGCGATGATAGACTGCCAGCAGGAAACCGATCACCTGGCTTCGCTCGGGGCGAGTCCCATCCCGCGTGCGGAGTTCGCGGCCCATATCCGCATTGCCACCCGCCAGCCGGACATCGTGCCGTGGGGTTTTGACAAGACGGTGCTGCAGAGATGGACTCAGGTACAGCCGTAG
- a CDS encoding NUDIX hydrolase, with protein sequence MKFCSNCGHAVVLRIPEGDSRLRSVCDNCSTIHYVNPRNVVGTIPVWEDKVLLCKRAIEPRYGFWTLPAGFMEIGETTAQGAARETLEEAGARVQIGELFSILNVPHVHQVHMFYLATLEDLDISAGEESLEVKLVEEADVPWDELAFPTVIHSLRCFFADRAAGRLADGTFRLHSLDIDKPMRPLTTRATVEP encoded by the coding sequence ATGAAATTCTGCTCGAACTGCGGCCATGCGGTCGTGCTGCGCATCCCTGAAGGCGACTCGCGCCTGCGTTCAGTGTGCGACAACTGCAGCACTATCCACTACGTCAACCCGCGCAATGTGGTCGGCACCATTCCCGTGTGGGAGGACAAGGTCCTGCTGTGCAAGCGCGCCATCGAGCCGCGCTACGGCTTCTGGACGCTGCCGGCCGGCTTCATGGAGATCGGCGAGACCACCGCGCAGGGCGCCGCGCGCGAGACGCTGGAGGAAGCCGGCGCACGGGTGCAGATCGGTGAGCTCTTCTCGATCCTGAATGTGCCGCATGTGCATCAGGTGCATATGTTCTACCTGGCAACGCTGGAAGACCTGGACATCTCGGCGGGCGAGGAAAGCCTGGAGGTAAAGCTGGTCGAGGAAGCTGACGTACCCTGGGACGAACTGGCCTTCCCCACCGTGATCCATTCGTTGCGCTGCTTCTTCGCGGATCGCGCGGCGGGACGGCTAGCCGACGGCACGTTCCGCCTGCACAGCCTGGATATCGACAAGCCGATGCGCCCGCTGACCACCCGGGCCACGGTCGAACCCTGA
- a CDS encoding RES family NAD+ phosphorylase, whose translation MSFTIWMPPAVASERKPFALTLWRAVEAQHVVSTMPLVDSLEEQAVLEAVLDAGKPAVPADARHLHYLLFTPFRYPPSPWGSRFRAEQDPGVFYGADDIRTACAELGYWRWRFLLDSPALPRIDARPHTLFQVSVRTDGIALDAPPFAEDAAKWTDPDHYDACQALARTAREAGLGMIRYTSVRDPEHGACAALLTPRAFAEPQPRVTTTWMLTVRPDRVIWQRDDLLQRDSFQFAASVWQRSEASHGPA comes from the coding sequence GTGTCGTTCACTATCTGGATGCCACCCGCGGTCGCGTCTGAGCGCAAGCCGTTTGCGCTCACGCTCTGGCGCGCGGTTGAGGCTCAGCATGTGGTGTCGACGATGCCGCTGGTCGACAGCCTGGAGGAGCAGGCCGTGCTGGAAGCCGTGCTGGACGCCGGCAAGCCCGCGGTGCCCGCCGACGCACGCCACCTGCACTATCTTCTGTTCACGCCCTTTCGCTACCCGCCCTCGCCCTGGGGCTCGCGCTTTCGCGCCGAGCAGGATCCTGGCGTGTTCTACGGCGCGGACGATATTCGCACCGCCTGCGCGGAACTGGGCTACTGGCGCTGGCGCTTCCTGCTCGACAGCCCGGCGCTGCCCCGCATCGACGCCCGGCCCCACACCTTGTTCCAGGTCAGCGTGCGCACCGACGGCATCGCGCTCGACGCGCCGCCCTTTGCCGAAGACGCCGCGAAGTGGACCGATCCCGACCACTATGACGCTTGCCAGGCCCTGGCCCGTACGGCCCGCGAAGCTGGCCTCGGCATGATCCGCTACACCTCGGTGCGCGACCCTGAGCACGGCGCCTGCGCCGCACTGCTGACTCCGCGCGCCTTCGCTGAACCGCAGCCACGCGTCACCACCACCTGGATGCTGACCGTGCGGCCTGACCGCGTCATCTGGCAACGCGACGACCTGCTGCAGCGGGACAGCTTCCAGTTTGCCGCCAGCGTCTGGCAGCGCAGCGAGGCCAGCCACGGCCCCGCCTGA
- a CDS encoding MbcA/ParS/Xre antitoxin family protein — protein MQPKQVPEHLPAGSPDPGTTLTKAVMRAAGFLGISQAGVANVLGISTASVSRMASGGYVLDAHRKEWEFGVLFVRLFRSLDAILGHSDQARLWLANENLALGGKPLDLIRTTEGLVRVVHYLDATRGRV, from the coding sequence ATGCAACCCAAGCAAGTCCCGGAGCATCTTCCTGCCGGCAGTCCGGACCCCGGCACTACCCTCACCAAGGCGGTCATGCGTGCAGCCGGCTTCCTTGGCATCAGCCAGGCAGGCGTGGCCAACGTGCTGGGCATCAGCACTGCCTCGGTGTCCCGAATGGCTTCCGGGGGCTATGTGCTCGATGCGCATCGCAAGGAATGGGAGTTCGGCGTGCTGTTCGTGCGCCTGTTCCGCTCGCTCGACGCCATCCTCGGCCACAGCGACCAGGCCCGCCTCTGGCTGGCCAACGAAAACCTGGCGTTGGGTGGCAAGCCGCTCGACCTGATCCGCACAACAGAGGGCCTGGTACGTGTCGTTCACTATCTGGATGCCACCCGCGGTCGCGTCTGA
- the boxA gene encoding benzoyl-CoA 2,3-epoxidase subunit BoxA, with product MGAPDIIKQHLIDPEICIRCNTCEDTCPIDAITHDDRNYVVRADVCNGCGACLGPCPTGAIDNWRTMLKSEAYPIEAQLLWDELPAALPLPADAGVDSAPDPASPQTGQEPQTQQVETSRHTSPKAPWSAAHPYVNLHGVRTPVTATVAGNYRLTADDASSDVHHIVLDFGQHFFPVLEGQAIGIVPPGTDANGKPHYIRMYSIASPRDGERPGYNNLALTVKRVEQDHQGQPVRGVASNFLCDLARGDEVRVVGPFGTTFLMPNHREASVMMICTGTGSAPMRAMTEHMRRNVEQFDGQRLLFFGARNARELPYFGPLMKLPPSFLDIHLAFSRDPGQPRRYVQDAIREAGARVAALLNDPHGHVYICGLKGMEDGVLAAFAEVCASAGLAWGELEAAMKTEGRLHIETY from the coding sequence ATGGGCGCCCCCGACATCATCAAGCAGCACCTGATCGACCCCGAGATCTGCATCCGCTGCAACACCTGCGAAGACACCTGCCCGATCGACGCGATCACCCATGACGACCGCAACTACGTGGTCAGGGCCGACGTGTGCAATGGCTGCGGCGCCTGCCTGGGCCCGTGCCCCACCGGCGCGATCGACAACTGGCGCACGATGCTCAAAAGCGAGGCCTATCCGATCGAGGCGCAGTTGCTATGGGACGAGCTCCCCGCCGCCCTGCCCTTGCCGGCGGACGCGGGGGTCGATAGCGCGCCGGATCCGGCTTCGCCACAGACCGGGCAGGAGCCGCAAACCCAGCAGGTGGAAACCAGCCGGCATACCTCGCCCAAGGCACCGTGGTCGGCGGCGCATCCATATGTCAACCTGCACGGCGTGCGCACCCCCGTCACCGCCACCGTGGCCGGCAACTACCGCCTGACCGCCGACGACGCATCGAGCGATGTGCATCACATCGTGCTGGATTTCGGGCAGCACTTTTTCCCGGTGCTGGAAGGCCAGGCCATCGGCATCGTGCCGCCCGGCACCGATGCCAATGGCAAGCCGCACTACATCCGCATGTACTCGATCGCCAGCCCGCGTGACGGCGAGCGGCCGGGCTACAACAACCTGGCGCTCACCGTGAAGCGCGTCGAGCAGGATCATCAAGGACAGCCGGTGCGCGGCGTGGCATCCAACTTCCTGTGCGATCTCGCGCGCGGCGACGAAGTGCGCGTGGTCGGCCCGTTCGGCACCACCTTCCTGATGCCCAACCACCGCGAAGCCAGCGTGATGATGATCTGCACCGGCACCGGCTCGGCCCCGATGCGCGCCATGACGGAGCACATGCGGCGCAACGTCGAGCAATTCGACGGACAGCGCCTGTTGTTCTTCGGCGCCCGCAACGCGCGGGAACTGCCCTACTTCGGCCCGTTGATGAAGCTGCCGCCGAGCTTCCTCGATATCCATCTCGCCTTCTCGCGCGATCCCGGCCAGCCCCGGCGCTATGTGCAGGACGCCATCCGCGAAGCCGGCGCCCGCGTGGCGGCGCTGCTCAACGATCCCCACGGCCATGTCTACATCTGCGGCCTCAAGGGAATGGAAGACGGGGTGCTGGCTGCGTTCGCAGAGGTCTGCGCCAGCGCCGGGCTGGCCTGGGGTGAACTGGAAGCGGCCATGAAGACAGAGGGACGGCTGCACATCGAGACGTACTGA
- the boxB gene encoding benzoyl-CoA 2,3-epoxidase subunit BoxB codes for MSIDYSQKIPNNVNLSDDRALQRALEHWQPAFLDWWRDMGPEGSHQHDVYLRTAVSVDPSGWAHFDHVKMPDYRWGIFLQPADPARRIHFGEHKGEAAWQEVPGEHRANLRRIIVTQGDTEPASVEQQRHLGMTCPSLYDLRNLFQVNVEEGRHLWAMVYLLHRHFGRDGREEAEALLGRRSGDEDNPRILGAFNERTPDWLAFFMFTHFTDRDGKFQLCALAESSFDPLARTTRFMLTEEAHHMFVGESGISRVIQRTCEVMRERDIQDPADVRAAGVIDLDTIQRYLNFHYSVTIDLFGADQSSNAATFYSAGLKGRFEEGKRGDDHVLKSDVYRILDVTDGRLGEREVPMLNALNEVLRDDYVKDTLGGVARWNKVIEKHGIAFRMTVPHKAFNRKIGSLANVHVSPAGELLTEAQWQAGEREWLATDEDRAFVASLMGRVTEPGKYANWIAPPVVGINRQPMDFEYVRFN; via the coding sequence GTGAGCATCGACTACAGCCAGAAGATCCCGAACAACGTCAACCTGTCCGACGACCGCGCGCTGCAGCGCGCGCTCGAGCACTGGCAGCCCGCCTTTCTCGACTGGTGGCGCGACATGGGGCCCGAAGGCTCGCACCAGCACGATGTCTACCTGCGCACGGCGGTCTCGGTCGATCCTTCCGGCTGGGCGCACTTCGACCACGTCAAGATGCCCGACTATCGCTGGGGCATCTTCCTCCAGCCCGCCGACCCGGCGCGCCGCATTCATTTCGGCGAGCACAAGGGCGAAGCGGCCTGGCAGGAAGTACCGGGCGAGCATCGCGCCAACCTGCGGCGCATCATCGTCACCCAGGGCGACACCGAGCCGGCCTCGGTGGAGCAGCAACGTCACCTGGGCATGACCTGCCCCTCGCTCTACGACCTGCGCAACCTGTTCCAGGTCAATGTGGAAGAAGGCCGCCACTTGTGGGCCATGGTGTACCTGCTGCATCGCCATTTTGGGCGCGACGGGCGGGAAGAGGCCGAGGCGCTGCTGGGGCGGCGCTCCGGCGACGAGGACAACCCGCGCATCCTGGGCGCCTTCAACGAGCGCACGCCCGACTGGCTGGCCTTCTTCATGTTCACCCACTTCACCGACCGCGACGGCAAGTTCCAGCTCTGCGCGCTGGCCGAATCCAGCTTCGACCCGCTGGCGCGCACCACGCGCTTCATGCTGACCGAAGAAGCGCACCATATGTTCGTTGGCGAGTCCGGCATCTCCCGCGTGATCCAGCGCACCTGCGAAGTCATGCGCGAGCGCGACATACAGGATCCCGCGGACGTGCGCGCCGCAGGCGTGATCGATCTCGATACCATCCAGCGCTACCTCAACTTCCACTACAGCGTGACCATCGACCTGTTCGGCGCCGACCAGTCGTCCAACGCCGCCACCTTCTACAGCGCCGGGCTCAAGGGCCGCTTCGAGGAAGGCAAGCGTGGCGACGACCACGTGCTCAAGAGCGACGTGTACCGCATCCTCGACGTCACCGACGGCCGCCTGGGCGAGCGCGAGGTGCCCATGCTCAACGCGCTCAACGAAGTGCTGCGCGACGACTACGTGAAGGACACGCTCGGCGGCGTGGCGCGCTGGAACAAGGTAATCGAAAAGCACGGCATCGCGTTCCGCATGACGGTGCCGCACAAGGCGTTCAACCGCAAGATCGGCAGCCTGGCCAATGTTCATGTCTCGCCGGCCGGCGAGCTGCTCACCGAAGCGCAATGGCAGGCCGGCGAGCGCGAGTGGCTGGCAACCGACGAGGACCGCGCCTTCGTGGCCTCGCTGATGGGCCGGGTCACCGAGCCCGGCAAGTACGCCAACTGGATCGCTCCGCCGGTGGTGGGCATCAACCGCCAGCCGATGGATTTCGAGTACGTGCGCTTCAACTGA
- the boxC gene encoding 2,3-epoxybenzoyl-CoA dihydrolase, whose product MSAPATPTTTATTTEQAPVTFERDPAQYRHWKLTFAGPVATLSMDVDEDGGLRPGYALKLNSYDLGVDIELHDAVQRIRFEHPEVRTVVLTSAKDRIFCSGANIFMLGKSSHAWKVNFCKFTNETRNGIEDASRHSGLKFIAACNGTTAGGGYELALACDEIVLVDDRSSAVSLPEVPLLGVLPGTGGLTRITDKRRVRRDHADIFCTTTEGVRGQRAHDWKLVDAVVKPARFAEHVQQRALALAAQSDRPAGHDGVKLTPLSRRQEAHGYRYDTVQLHIDPHARKATLTVFGPAKHQPQALAAILAAGADWWPLKMARELDDAILTLRANHLDIGMWILKTEGDPHQVLATDALLDAHAGHWFVRETIGMLRRTLARLEVSSRTLFALIEPDSCFAGTLLELALAADRSYMLHLPDAPDDAPRVFASTANFGRYPAVNGLTRLAARFYQDEVAIQAVQDHICAPLDAINAASLGLVTATPDDIDWEDEIRIAIEERASLSPDALTGLEANLRFGPVETMETRIFGRLTAWQNWIFNRPNAVGEQGALKVFGSGNKARFDWDRV is encoded by the coding sequence ATGTCCGCCCCGGCCACTCCCACCACCACAGCCACCACCACTGAGCAAGCCCCTGTCACCTTTGAGCGCGACCCCGCGCAGTACCGCCACTGGAAACTGACGTTCGCGGGCCCGGTGGCCACGCTGTCCATGGATGTCGACGAAGACGGCGGACTGCGCCCCGGCTACGCCCTCAAGCTGAACTCCTACGACCTCGGCGTGGACATCGAGCTGCATGATGCCGTGCAGCGCATCCGCTTCGAGCACCCGGAAGTGCGCACCGTGGTCCTCACCAGCGCCAAGGACCGCATTTTCTGCTCAGGCGCCAACATTTTCATGCTCGGCAAGTCATCGCACGCCTGGAAGGTGAACTTCTGCAAGTTCACCAACGAGACCCGCAACGGCATCGAGGACGCTAGCCGCCACTCTGGCCTGAAGTTCATCGCGGCCTGCAACGGCACCACCGCCGGCGGCGGCTATGAGCTGGCCCTGGCCTGTGACGAGATCGTGCTGGTCGACGATCGCTCCTCGGCCGTCAGCCTGCCCGAAGTGCCGCTGCTGGGCGTGCTGCCCGGCACCGGCGGGCTCACGCGCATCACCGACAAGCGCCGGGTGCGGCGCGACCACGCCGACATCTTCTGCACCACCACCGAGGGCGTGCGCGGGCAGCGGGCGCACGACTGGAAGCTGGTCGATGCCGTGGTCAAGCCGGCGCGCTTCGCAGAGCATGTGCAACAGCGCGCGCTCGCGCTGGCCGCGCAGAGCGACCGCCCCGCCGGCCACGATGGCGTGAAGCTCACACCGCTGTCGCGCCGCCAGGAGGCGCACGGCTACCGCTATGACACGGTCCAGCTGCATATCGACCCACATGCCCGCAAGGCCACGCTGACGGTCTTCGGTCCGGCCAAGCACCAGCCGCAGGCGCTGGCCGCGATCCTTGCCGCCGGCGCCGACTGGTGGCCGCTGAAGATGGCGCGCGAGCTCGACGACGCCATCCTCACGCTGCGCGCCAACCATCTCGATATCGGCATGTGGATCCTCAAGACCGAGGGAGACCCCCATCAGGTGCTGGCCACCGATGCGCTGCTGGATGCGCATGCCGGCCACTGGTTCGTGCGCGAAACCATCGGCATGCTGCGCCGCACGCTGGCGCGCCTGGAGGTGTCGTCGCGCACGCTGTTTGCGCTGATCGAGCCGGACTCCTGCTTTGCCGGCACGTTGCTGGAGCTGGCCCTGGCCGCCGACCGCAGCTACATGCTGCATCTGCCCGACGCGCCGGACGATGCACCGCGCGTGTTCGCCAGCACCGCCAACTTCGGCCGCTATCCGGCCGTCAACGGACTGACCCGGCTGGCCGCGCGCTTCTACCAGGACGAGGTGGCAATCCAGGCCGTGCAGGACCATATCTGCGCGCCGCTCGACGCCATCAACGCCGCCTCGCTCGGCCTCGTCACCGCCACGCCCGACGACATCGACTGGGAAGACGAGATCCGCATTGCCATCGAGGAGCGCGCCAGCCTGTCGCCGGACGCCTTGACGGGACTCGAGGCCAACCTGCGCTTCGGGCCGGTGGAAACCATGGAGACCCGCATCTTCGGCCGCCTCACCGCCTGGCAGAACTGGATCTTCAACCGGCCCAACGCGGTGGGCGAGCAAGGCGCGCTCAAGGTGTTCGGCTCGGGCAACAAGGCCCGCTTCGACTGGGACCGCGTCTGA
- a CDS encoding helix-turn-helix transcriptional regulator, protein MRRDPDPLLAPDSADARPAGERDPYLTQLGERIRSLRAARGMSRKDLARGAEVSERYLANLETGTGNASVLLLRQVARALDVPLPVVLAEMETQHAAGGQPASEFSQLVQWLAQLPAADLSRVREACHHALAPSASHDARHRRIALIGLRGAGKSTLGRALAAAMEVPFVELNGVIEQEAGASLAEIHSLYGQAAYRRYEMRALERVLRENDRMVLATPGSLVSEPSTFNLLLARCYTVWVQTSPEEHMARVVAQGDMRPMEGNREAMDDLRRILLARSPLYSRADVTIDTSGQDPTTSLQALRAHLRIIGA, encoded by the coding sequence ATGCGCCGCGACCCAGACCCACTGCTGGCCCCCGACTCCGCCGACGCCCGCCCTGCCGGCGAGCGCGATCCCTACCTGACGCAACTCGGCGAGCGCATCCGCTCGCTGCGCGCGGCGCGCGGCATGTCGCGCAAGGACCTCGCACGCGGGGCGGAGGTGTCCGAGCGCTACCTCGCCAACCTGGAGACCGGCACCGGCAATGCGTCCGTGTTGCTGCTGCGCCAGGTGGCGCGCGCGCTGGATGTGCCGCTGCCGGTGGTGCTGGCGGAGATGGAGACCCAGCACGCTGCTGGTGGCCAGCCTGCCTCGGAGTTCTCGCAGCTGGTGCAGTGGCTGGCGCAACTGCCCGCGGCCGACCTGTCACGCGTGCGCGAGGCTTGCCACCATGCCCTGGCGCCTTCCGCCTCCCATGACGCGCGCCATCGCCGCATTGCGCTGATCGGGCTGCGCGGCGCCGGCAAATCCACGCTCGGGCGGGCGCTGGCCGCAGCCATGGAAGTGCCCTTCGTCGAGCTCAACGGCGTCATCGAGCAGGAGGCCGGCGCCAGCCTGGCCGAAATCCACTCGCTCTATGGGCAGGCCGCCTACCGCCGCTACGAGATGCGTGCACTTGAACGCGTGCTGCGCGAGAACGACCGCATGGTGCTGGCCACGCCCGGGAGCCTGGTCTCGGAGCCCTCCACCTTCAACCTCCTGCTGGCACGCTGCTACACGGTCTGGGTACAGACCTCGCCCGAGGAACACATGGCACGGGTGGTGGCGCAGGGCGACATGCGCCCGATGGAAGGCAACCGTGAAGCCATGGACGATTTGCGCCGGATCCTGCTGGCGCGCAGCCCGCTCTACTCCCGCGCGGACGTGACGATCGACACCAGCGGCCAGGACCCCACCACCTCCCTGCAGGCCTTGCGCGCCCATCTTCGAATCATCGGCGCGTGA
- a CDS encoding benzoate-CoA ligase family protein, which produces MTPPIASPSPAADATQAATAAAISVLPARYNAAADLLSRNLAAGRADKIAYVDDAGLLSFAALDQRCRRFAAALLHAGIRPEERLLLCALDTVDFPTVFLGCLLAGVVPVAVNTLLTVDDYAYMLDHSGARAAVVSAPLASVMRDAIGKAGTAPALILAAPDAGSAGQGPSVAEMAGQGMPLEGAAATRPDDIAFWLYSSGSTGRPKGTVHTHGNLFHTADLYARQVLGLREDDVVFSAAKLFFAYGLGNALTFPLAVGATTVLMAERPTPQAVFRRLREQRPTVFCGVPTLYAGMLAASDLPARPDVALRVCTSAGEALPKDIGDRFRAHFGCDILDGIGSTEMLHIFLSNRPGDVRYGTTGKPVPGYALRLLDEAGQPCAPGEIGDLFIKGPSAALMYWGNRDKTRDTFVGEWTRSGDKYQQDADGYFIYAGRSDDMLKVGGIYVSPFEVEAVLALHPAVLEAAVIGVADADELVKPKAFVVLRPGQSWHDGMAAELQAFVKSRLAPYKYPRQIECVAELPKTATGKIQRFRLRQREQAAHAAADGAAPAPAIVPATTDR; this is translated from the coding sequence ATGACCCCCCCCATTGCATCCCCGTCCCCGGCGGCCGATGCGACTCAAGCCGCTACAGCGGCGGCCATTTCCGTACTGCCAGCCCGCTACAACGCCGCCGCCGACTTGCTGTCGCGCAACCTGGCGGCAGGCCGCGCCGACAAGATCGCCTATGTGGACGATGCCGGCCTGCTCAGCTTCGCCGCGCTGGACCAGCGCTGCCGGCGCTTCGCCGCCGCCCTGCTGCATGCAGGGATCCGCCCCGAGGAGCGCCTGCTGCTGTGCGCGCTGGACACCGTCGATTTCCCCACGGTGTTCCTCGGCTGCCTGCTGGCCGGCGTGGTGCCCGTGGCCGTCAACACGCTGCTGACGGTCGACGACTACGCCTACATGCTGGACCACAGCGGCGCGCGCGCGGCCGTGGTCTCGGCGCCGCTGGCAAGCGTCATGCGCGACGCCATCGGCAAAGCCGGCACCGCGCCCGCGCTGATCCTTGCCGCACCGGATGCCGGTAGTGCCGGCCAGGGGCCGAGCGTGGCCGAGATGGCCGGGCAGGGCATGCCGCTGGAAGGCGCTGCCGCCACGCGGCCGGACGATATCGCCTTCTGGCTGTATTCGTCCGGCTCAACGGGGCGTCCAAAGGGCACCGTGCACACGCATGGCAACCTGTTCCATACCGCCGATCTCTATGCGCGCCAAGTGCTTGGCCTGCGTGAGGACGACGTGGTTTTTTCCGCGGCGAAGCTGTTCTTCGCCTACGGCCTGGGCAATGCGCTGACGTTTCCGCTTGCCGTTGGCGCCACCACCGTGTTGATGGCCGAACGTCCCACGCCGCAAGCGGTGTTCCGCCGGCTGCGCGAGCAGCGCCCGACGGTTTTCTGCGGCGTGCCCACGTTATATGCCGGCATGCTGGCCGCGAGCGACCTGCCGGCTCGGCCGGACGTTGCGCTGCGCGTTTGCACCTCGGCGGGCGAGGCGCTGCCCAAGGATATCGGCGATCGTTTCCGCGCGCATTTTGGCTGCGACATCCTCGACGGCATTGGCTCCACCGAGATGTTGCACATCTTCCTGTCGAACCGTCCAGGCGACGTGCGCTACGGCACCACCGGCAAGCCGGTGCCCGGCTACGCGCTGCGGCTGCTGGATGAAGCGGGCCAGCCCTGCGCGCCGGGCGAGATTGGCGACCTCTTTATCAAGGGCCCGAGCGCCGCGCTGATGTACTGGGGCAACCGCGACAAGACCCGCGACACCTTCGTGGGCGAATGGACCCGCAGCGGCGACAAGTACCAGCAGGATGCGGATGGCTATTTCATCTACGCCGGGCGCAGCGACGATATGCTCAAGGTGGGCGGCATCTATGTATCGCCATTCGAGGTCGAGGCCGTGCTGGCCTTGCATCCGGCCGTGCTGGAGGCAGCGGTGATCGGCGTGGCCGATGCCGACGAACTGGTCAAGCCGAAAGCCTTCGTGGTGCTGCGCCCCGGGCAGTCCTGGCATGATGGCATGGCGGCCGAGCTGCAGGCGTTCGTCAAGTCGCGGCTGGCCCCGTATAAGTACCCGCGCCAGATCGAGTGCGTGGCCGAACTGCCGAAGACGGCCACCGGCAAGATCCAGCGCTTCCGGCTGCGTCAGCGTGAGCAGGCTGCGCATGCGGCTGCCGATGGCGCGGCTCCGGCGCCGGCAATCGTGCCAGCGACGACAGACCGATGA
- a CDS encoding alpha/beta fold hydrolase produces the protein MQSELVEIPFDGRRIQIEIQWLRPQRQERPLVVFLHEGLGSISMWRDYPAALCEAGDFRGLVLSRYGYGRSTPRPAPEKWGVDYMHRQAREALPALFETLEIGPGRKRGKPWLFGHSDGGSIALIHAASFPRAVDGITVLAPHILAEDISVSSIRAAREAYLQADLRSKLARHHDDVDSAFWGWNDIWLDPAFRAFDLHPLLSQIQCPVLAVQGEDDEYGTMAQIEGIHRYAPQTVLLKLPRCGHSPHRDQPRPLTDAAVRFITTHTSYLK, from the coding sequence ATGCAAAGCGAATTGGTGGAAATTCCGTTCGACGGCCGCCGTATCCAGATCGAGATCCAGTGGCTGCGGCCGCAGCGCCAGGAGCGCCCGCTGGTGGTCTTCCTGCACGAGGGGCTGGGTTCGATCAGCATGTGGCGCGACTATCCCGCCGCGCTGTGCGAGGCTGGGGACTTTCGCGGGCTGGTGCTGTCGCGTTATGGCTATGGGCGCTCCACCCCGCGTCCCGCCCCGGAAAAGTGGGGCGTCGACTACATGCATCGCCAGGCGCGCGAGGCACTGCCGGCACTGTTCGAGACGCTCGAGATCGGGCCGGGACGCAAACGTGGCAAGCCCTGGTTGTTCGGTCACAGCGACGGCGGCTCGATCGCGTTGATACATGCCGCGAGTTTCCCGCGGGCGGTCGATGGCATCACCGTGCTGGCGCCGCACATCCTGGCGGAGGATATCTCGGTGAGCAGCATCCGGGCCGCCCGCGAGGCCTATCTGCAGGCGGACCTGCGCAGCAAGCTGGCGCGCCATCACGACGATGTGGATTCCGCCTTTTGGGGGTGGAACGATATCTGGCTCGATCCCGCGTTCCGCGCCTTCGACCTGCATCCGCTGCTGTCGCAGATCCAATGTCCCGTGCTGGCGGTGCAAGGCGAGGACGACGAATACGGCACCATGGCGCAGATTGAGGGTATCCATCGATATGCGCCACAAACCGTCCTGCTTAAACTCCCGCGATGCGGCCACTCGCCTCACCGCGACCAGCCCAGGCCGTTGACGGACGCGGCAGTCAGGTTTATAACGACACATACTTCATACCTAAAATAA